ATgacctgtttttgtttttctattggAGATCCATTCACTTTTAACAGTTAAAATCTTATCTTTTTAAATACATCTGTTATTTCATACTCATAGTTTTAAGTTCACTGGGGAAGTACAGAAGATTTGTAAAATGTTTGAAGAGCTCATAATAGTTTGTGAGTTTATCTCATTTAATGACTGCAAGTGATTTTTACATTGCCTTATCTTGGAATATCATAAAGCAGAAAGATATATTTCAGTGTAGTAATGCACTGTACTATACATGTACGTGTCTAATACATGTGCAGGTATATTAAAAAAGACATGTCCAGTATTAACTGGATATGTAGCAGTTTTACagttaattttgtttctaataaATATCTCATGATCCATTCAATATACACACCTATTGTCACAGTTAATTCCTCTTATGGAGTTTATTTTCCCCCAAAAGATGGTCCAGCAGCGGTTGGTTTGTGTTTCAGGTGTTCCTGCTCCAGTgtcagtgaaggagggagaaTCTGTCACTTTACATCCTGGTGTGATAAACGACTCAAATGATGTGATGATATGGTGTTTTAGTGGCAGTCCCATCGCTCACATCACTGGAAACCAGAGTAAGACCTTTACAGTAAAACAGGGTCTTGATGGTGAGAGATTCAGAGGCAGACTGAACGTGACTCAGAccggatctctgaccatcacaaacagcAAAACCACCGACTCTGAACTTTATCAACTACAGATCATCAACAGCAGATTCAGCATCACCAGGAGCTTCTGTGTTTGTGTCACTGGTGAGTGTCATTGATCACTGGAAATTCAGAATTCATCTTTTTTAACCGGTCCGTTAACTTTTTATTGACTTAAATATAACATATTAGAGTATCAGCCTATTTAACGTAACAAAAGGTATTACTTGACCAAATCATTAATTCTAAactatatgtaaataaatgaacaaaaatgactgaaaagtcatgttttcctttttattcctTCATTCAAGTCATTTATTCAGACATTACCATTTAATCATAAGATATAATAGCATTTCTGCTCTTCTGCTGTAATATTTCCATCAAGTTTCcatcaaaatcaacaaaccTTTCAGACTAAATCTTGTTCACTGACTGGTAACAGATGTGCTGATTTCTGTAAATGTTACATCTGTTCATTTCTCTCACTTTAACATCCTGTAATATATTGTTTTCttacagatggagaaaagtGACATGATCTGAGCGGATCTTAACTGGATCAGTGTGTTTCTGCAACTTTATTCCCATTGACATGATTTACAAAAAAACACACTTAAGCTGGTGCTGATGAAATACTTCACTTATTAATCATAATGCTCATTTTACATGTTATGGAAATAATTACCTACCTGTTACTGGAAGCACATATCATTTAGGACATTTAGATGAACATTATCTGGTAGTTGCACCTTATGAACCTGGAATGTATTTACATTATCATTTTGCATGTTTATTATAATAAGTGCATTGGTTTATGGGTATGGAAGAGgtttgttttcagcagtttcttgAAGGTTGAGATGCTCTCAGCAGATCAGATGAAGTCGAATGTTTCTGGAGTGAAGCTTCATTGTGATGAACCACTAGATGGTGCTTATTCACTCTATTAATATAATTGTTATATATTCAGTTCAACAATAACCTACAGTTTGCATTCATATATCTTGATCAATTCATAAATCAAATGCTTTGCAGCATTTAACCCTCAGTTAACACTCAGTGACATCATTGACCATGAATTCTCAGGACAGTCAACATCAtttacaaaatgtattaaatcGACAAACTGAATTTGAAGATCTGCACTAAACATGTTGTACTGTCAGTTTTTACTTGATTTGTTATTAATTTACTGTATGTGCATATGACTGCgcaaagtaaataattaatatgtttTGCTTCAAAACAAACTTTGTATTATTGTAATCCAGCACAGAGCTGGTTTGTTTGGTTCATTAGAATTCATTAGAATTTGAAATCTTTGTGGAGAAAATTAATTTGAACAATACTTTTTATAGTATATGAATCTGATTGTAActgttgctctttttttttttttgcatgtttgtatcgtgaatatatcattttactgttgcttttaataaatgtaacaagctgttttaaataaactgtttcAGTGTTATAAATGACCTTTTTAAGCATATTTAGGTACTAATTTTATCGTAATATAATCGTATAGTagttattcatattttgaattagttttgaattattttatattttgtattgacattttagttaaagtttagtcattttgattttgtttttttaaaataaatgtctatagtttattgatttattataCAGTTTTGGTACTTCAACATAAAATGTTGCCTTGGAAAGTAACTGTCACCGAATGCTCTGAGATCCAAGCGCAGCTTTATTGGTGAATCCGGAATAGTAGTCAAATTGCAGGCAAAGGGTTCAATCCACAATCAATCCAAATCAGTATTCAGACAGGAAACTCTGGGAAAAGGGGGAAAACACACGCAGGAGACATAAACAAGAGTGCTCAGATAAGAAGCATAACACCTGCAAAACCTCAAAGAGAATGACagaaaaaacatgatttaaacaaacaaaaaaacatggctGAGATGAACAATGATGAACAACAGCTGAATTCAATCATTCGTGAGAAGCAGGCAAAGGATTAAAGGAAACTGAAGTTCATGGCAAAGGTCAGGGAATGAGTGCCTTCTAGTGGTCAACCTGCACACACCAGCTGATGACTGTGacagtaactgaaataaatgtattattattttcacatacacactgaaaaaaaaattatgtggtttttacGAAGTAATTTTGGCAGCagtggttgccagaataattttgtaaaaaatacagaaaaactgtaaacacatttataaaacaaactGTAATCTACAAACAAGAAGATTTGAATGTAAATTAGTATATTCAACAATGCACACTactactaaaatctgttttgtacctttaacatatactgacaTCCACCTAAATAATTCAGgtggtaaaagagaaagccacatgaagaatcagagttcatcacAAGAAGCTTTTCCATGAGCTGaagtatatactaatataagggtgctttcacacctgcctcatttagttcagttgaatcgtaccagagttcgtttccccctttggtgcggttcgtttgggcaggtgtgaaagcagcaatcgcactcgggtgcgcaccaaaagcggaccaaacaagcgtaccgagacctgcttgaagaggtggtctcggtacgctttcaaacgaactctggagcggttcgcttgagatgtgaaagcaatccgacccagttaacggaccaacgaaccaaatgatgtcataattcataacgggaaatttgatataaaaagcggtagtgtctgattctgtgagtgagcacattatttaccaTAGCTGAAAACCAACGAGCGCCTCTGTTGTGTATTTGCACTTCTCCGTGCGAGAATGCTGTCCCGACAAAGCCTTTCCCCGCTCtgcttataaattataaaatgtatatggtCTCTCTCGACACACTGACAACAGTTCGCCTAGACAGCGCTGGGAAACCAGAGACGGaccgagagagaaagagagagagagcatttgAATTTGCCGCAGCATTAATATATGTAGTATAATTTAAAAGCGGGAAAGacggctacatttataaagtgtttgcgtgtgtctcgacagttacaaataaagccacaataaactcatggagcgaacttgtcaatcattattttgatggcTGACGCAGAGAAAattctgaccaataagaggacagttttACTCGCATGACTTGCCTAAcgcattttggtacgctttgaaatgttgctatgtgaaagcgaaccgaaccaagaaaaaaaagcaacattgtaacaaatttagtccctgtttcggaacaaaacaaacgatccataggtgtgaaaacaccctaaaGAAGGTGCACAGAGTCATTGTACTGTCTGTCATTGTACACATGTGCTGTCCGGAGCTTCGTCCTGAAGGCTCTGTTGTGCTGTGTATCTATGAACCACGCAAAGTGAGAGCACCGGGGGTTAATATAACTTCATCCACGTCTGGTGCATTCATGACGGAGGGGGCAATGGCTGCTAAAGATATCTAAACTGTCTATGTGTGTTATATAACTGCCAGGGCCTGCGAGAGCTCGACGATAGAGCTCAACGCGGGATAGAGCTCGACGCATAGTGGTTGATAATTTATTACAAATCTGAGACATCTTGTGTTAGCAAGAGACACTCTTATCTAAACAGGACTTGAGAGGTCAGATATCGGGTGGCTACGCTGTGGTACATAAAACGTTGGACTCTATGATAAACATCATCAAGGTCGAAGCTGATTGGTGTTTTGCAGTACcagtaaattgtaataacattctGAATTTTATTAAGAatgttattaaatattcttaatGTTTATACCCCTATGAGTGCCAACAAACTGAGGATGATTATTTAAACACACTTGCTTTTATTAGTTCTTTTATTAATGATAATCAATTTGCACGTGTGTTTGTGGTTGGGGATATGAACGCATGATCAAGCATATGTTGCATTTTAATGCTGATAATAACTTTATATTATCCAGTCAACTGTTTTTACCTATGGATACCCAGATAACAATCAATgatcaaaataatgttaaatcagtgttaatgtgtcaacgttaactgtgttgaatcaatatcacttttgcagcctcaattaatgttaaaatttcaacaaaaaatcaatggtaatgtCACTGAATCAATGtttgcactctcagaaaatgaactgacttaaagccacacagtctgaaatcaactgaagataaaagaagacaataaatctctcaagatctcagcagaagctctttttgagaattaacagaggtttagatgttggtgtattattgaaaatgtttggtcaccattACGGTGATCGGTGTTTCATTTAGTTGGTCAGTTTGACTCTTGGATTTTTGTGTGATTTTGTGTAACAGTGTTTACTAAAACACATAATTTGTTGCAAAGAAAACCAGAAACATGATCAGGTAGTAGTTTAGCTAATAGAGTAGTTTACAATCTTGTTCCTTACCAAAAGTGgtcatttgttattaaaatattagatTCACCAATAATACTTTCTTGCCACAGATCATATTctgaatttcttttttaaatacattatggGAAAAAACATCTTTTGATACACAcacaagaatcagcatatgaatctcaacaatggtgacatccaATGGTCATGCCgcgatgcatgctgggagccaccATAGTATACAACTCatgactcccagcatgcattgcagcatgaagcatgtcaccaatgccattaccattgattttatttttaacattatttgcgggtgcaaaagtgatattgattcaaTGCGGTTAACGTTGACatattaaagggcacctattatgcaaaattcacttttacatggtgtttgaccataaatgtgtgttggcagtgtgtgagcaaaaccaccctagaatgagaaaaatccacccagtgttttttttacaatctcaataattcataagcactgtctcagaacgccctgttctaagattgctctcactgtgacgtagaattgcgctaagccccacccacgtggtttgattgacaatctggttttggcatagaccccgccctcggtgatcggtcaaccatcctccattgtttcaacgacagccggtaatgtctcctaagaaacataagtgttctgttgtgggatgtaataatgaacatagtagttttcacttacttccgacatcagagccactgaaaacgcagtggatggattttatttacgaaggaaaggcgccactcaaaattccaaaatacgtttatgtttgcgcgaatcattttttgactgactgttttgaagaacgagggtcaattcaaagcaggtcttgcttcaaagttaatcctcaagtgtggatcgttgcctactgttcgcgatccaacgtcacctccagaagaagtaagtgtatttaatgttttttgagcaaatagtcatttcagtcgatgtcagccaattcaataacaaatgcgtctaaagttgttgtcgtcattgtagaatgtctgtgtatataatttaaaccttgtttgtatagtgtgtatccacacgtatatatatatatatattttttttttaaagatattgtattaaaaactgtgtatgtttacttagcaaacgttatcacagtatttgtgtttgtagtttcaaaaaattgcacgaacgttatcacagtgtgtgtgtgtgtgttgcacatccataattgcaaaggggacgcgattaaaactctataagtacataaatgtatcaaataaccattcagagacgtcctgctccattctcaattgtgtttcttctgccggagtctcttcatcatctgggtctgattccggttcaaacatgtacggctgaatgccatacaaaacagcgggtctctcactctcagccattctgcttctaccgactgtttattgccataggtatgcaagttacgccctcatccaaaggcagggcggggatatgcagctcatttatatttaaggtggtacacaccaaaacagctctttttaaaacaggccccaaaaatgacattttcaaatggttataataaattaactgtggggtattttgtagGGGTGGGACAAAATATCGATATGGCGATATATCGTCATCCTTCTCTGTGTGATACGAGAATCGTATCGCTGcgccaaatatcgatattttaatttaaaaaaataaagcgctatatatagatttctttgctcaaagcgtcctacttcaaggcggcgctcgacacatgaatgagggaaacgtgaacttaagttaactagcctaagaaaaagaggttattaacaggatgacggacagcagtgtgagtaaaatagatgccccagccacgtttaagttcaaagtcttgacgcacttttatacaattgatgtgacagtcgtagacatctttgacgttcttcaccgagcgcttagatatacacgggagcatttgaaagcatatattagggatcctctgatagacgcctgctttcgaacgctcccgtgtatatctaagcgcttgaagaacgtcaaagggtctgtttgcacctggtgacttcatgcatgatagctatccgatcgtgaaaagaccaggtctaaatgcctaAATGCCTAAAAACGCATTTgagacggatttaaatccgatcgctcaaaccacttcaggagatggtctgggacgcattccagtcaaaactgtctatgatcagtctaaatgcatctggttgttgaaactacatatgtaaattttacttctccccaaaatactaaaactgaaacatgtgagagtcagatatgacaacgctactgcatcacacatcgccgcagatctcttcagcaagctgacgcgcaaactgccgcatatgaaagtgaaagtaagtcgcagacgcataacacacaattatcttcattaaaagtaatgagaccttataccagtgctgttgccgctctctcctattgcagtctttgattttgaaattaactgatggtcaataaaatgcacctcatatttcttgctttcggtgacgtgaactctattaaatgtacatataagatcggatttatccgttaacctgcacttaaccttttcacgtgcattttgttttcatattaagaccaatatcgcgatgtatcattataggattgtctagcgatatatcgattatcgcagaatcgctgactcgcgatattatcgttatcgtgagcca
This genomic stretch from Megalobrama amblycephala isolate DHTTF-2021 linkage group LG2, ASM1881202v1, whole genome shotgun sequence harbors:
- the LOC125263171 gene encoding uncharacterized protein LOC125263171 isoform X2, with protein sequence MEGDSVTLKTGVKTDQQERIHWYFNDIRIARINGNLSDICTDVQCNESNERFKHRLKLDHQTGSLTIMNIRSTDFGEYISMILNISDKEIIFTVTVDGVPAPVSVKEGESVTLHPGVINDSNDVMIWCFSGSPIAHITGNQSKTFTVKQGLDGERFRGRLNVTQTGSLTITNSKTTDSELYQLQIINSRFSITRSFCVCVTDGEK
- the LOC125263171 gene encoding uncharacterized protein LOC125263171 isoform X3; this encodes MNIRSTDFGEYISMILNISDKEIIFTVTVDGVPAPVSVKEGESVTLHPGVINDSNDVMIWCFSGSPIAHITGNQSKTFTVKQGLDGERFRGRLNVTQTGSLTITNSKTTDSELYQLQIINSRFSITRSFCVCVTDGEK